AAATCCGACACAATTTTTTAAGGACTTATTTAATTATATACTCCTAGATNNNNNNNNNNNNNNNNNNNNNNNNNNNNNNNNNNNNNNNNNNNNNNNNNNNNNNNNNNNNNNNNNNNNNNNNNNNNNNNNNNNNNNNNNNNNNNNNNNNNNNNNNNNNNNNNNNNNNNNNNNNNNNNNNNNNNNNNNNNNNctacattttttttttttggtgaacaagTTAACTACATGTTATTACGAAAGTATTGGTTATTTAACACGATTctaagatattatatatatacacatactgATGAATGTTAAAACCCAGGGGAAGCGATAGCAGCGGAGCGGAGGTTATGAAATCATACACTCCAGTCACGTTGGATTCGGATGTTGGCTACTTTGAATTAGTTGTTAAGGTAAGATTTCTGTGGACCAATTCTCCAATCGATTTTTCTATATCTATAAACTCAAATTAACAACTCTTCTCTCGTAAACTCATTACATGATATCTCGTACGGACAGACAGTGTAATGAGTGAAAATAAGGTTAAATTTTAAGGGTGTATTTAGTTTGCATTTTCAGtgttttttattctttaaattttgtaaaagaaaaaataaaaacaggaagtaaaaaacagaaaatatgaatttattatgtttttttttcataaaattcaaaaaacagaaaatactaaaaataaaaatgcaaactaAAAGCAGTCTAAAATGTTGAAATTAAATGGTTCTTTTGTTATGCAAAAGGATATATGTGCATGGATCCGTCTTTTTCAACTTTATACGTTTTTACGAACTTTGCTTGCTTGTGTTATTTATTAATAAAGATGACCATGAAATGCAAGCAGATGTACCCAAATGGAAAGATGTCGCACCATTTTAGAGAAATGAAAGTTGGAGACAAGTTGGCTGTGAAGGGCCCCAAGGTACTATATATTCAATTCCCTATTTCCCttatccaaaattcaaatttatggAAATAATACACAATTTATTTCAAAACTATATATGACTTATATGCAGTGGTGGCTACTCCAATGAAGATTTTATGATTTGAAGATATTTCATTTTGACCATTGGATAATAAATTGTAGGGCTTGatttttatttgaagtaaaagtgttacctttatttaaagtgttttaaccgAAAGAAAATTAACTCCCTAATATTACTCTTTTAAAAAACATAACTAAAAACACATCATAGATTGTGTACCTGCAAAAATAGAGGATAGACTACAGAAGAACGAAATTTCAAAGGTAAATTCCATTCTATCCAAAATTTATATATGAAAAACGGAAAAAGAAATTGTTGAGCCTAAGCCAATTCAATTTGAAGTCTCAACAGCGTATAAAATCACTTCCGATTTTGGATGAacatataatataaataattttcaatataattaaaaatggAAGTGAAGTTTATTAATGGACATAAACACGAGCATGTAGGGGCGATTCAGTTACAAGCCTGGTCAAGTTCGGGCATTTGGAATGATTGCTGGAGGTACAGGCATCACCCCAATGTTTCAGgtacatatattatttttttgaataaatgaCAATTTATACCCAgaaagatgaaaacgctgacatatatATCCATATGAAAATTAGACTTGTATCTAAGCAAGATATCTTCTGTATGACAAAAGTACCCTACTTAGCATTCTAATACTCTAAAGATatggtacttttgtcacacgaagGACATCTTATATAAGTAcaagtttaattttgatttagtgtgggtacatatgtcagtgttttcatcttttatgaatataaatgatcatttattcttatttttttaatgaaaattgaAATATGCACTACTTTTGCATATatctctttcatttttatttagtattaaacgcgattgataaaaaaataagataagacaAAAGGTTTatcttttatattattttaaaagaatattataaagaTACATATAAAAAATGGTGCAAACattaaatttttctattttttattgagTGAggtactagaaaaattaaaagtctaactattaaaattaaaattaagtaagccaaattcaatttcaaaaatgatcttatgagataaaaaaaaagttttacacTTAAGATTCTGATATTATATTAGAATTAAAATTGAATAAACACAgttcaattttaaaaactaattcaTAGGATAAAAAATATCTCACTATAATAAACTAAATATTGATCTTATCTTAAAAATATGTGGGATTCGTAATATAGACATTTATAAAGATTCCATTTAATATTGTTATGTTGACGTTTTTAGCGATggatgaaaattaaataagaagttAACTGAAAATAAAAGGTTTATGCAAAAAGTATATCACCTTAGATTAATAAGGTAAAGTATAGCAAAAAGTACAGGGTTCGAAAAGATAGACTGAATAGTAAATACTAATAGTTAAGTTGGATATGTAAAATACATCaagttaatatttttataaattttagataaaaaaagtaatggtattttattttcaatttaatattgcaaaacatattaaaaataaaaataacccaTAAAAAATAAGTTGATTTTTTCAATTGAACAATGCATGTTCATAACATTACACCTAAGATATAGTACACTTATTTTTCATCAGTCTCATTGTTGATAAGTGAAGATCTTTAAATATTTGGTAAACATACAGTGACATTATTAGAGGCATACTTTGAATTTAAACTGGTGATAAATATATCGTGACATTAATAAAGTCCAAAGTATGCTTCCAATAATGTCACAGTATGTTTACCAAATATTTAAAGATCTTCATTTATCAATaataaaactaatgaaaaataaaTGTATTATATTTTAGGTGTAATGTTTTAAACatacataattcaattgaaaataaaatatcattacttttttatctaaaaattttaacagtgtggacaaaatatatataattgatatGCTTTAAGGACTTGATTAAAAacttataaattaataaaatgaaAACGGAGTAAAATTACATGTACTTAATTCAATCTTTTTTACTATTAACTGCTCTTAACAAAGATACCATTTAAAAGTGAGGTCATTGATCCTTGTAATGCGAACTCATGTATAGACACTTTAATATGTTCAATTACTATTATTAATTAAAAGGCATTTTTATTAACTTTGTTTTGTCTTAGATCACAAGGGCCATTCTAGAAAACCCCAAGGATAAAACAAAGATTTCCCTTTTATATGCCAATGTGACGGTGGACGATATTCTGTTAAAGGTAACTGGTTAATACGTTTTTCCTTAATTACTCTGTGTGTTTAACATATCTTTAGAAAAGAATGATTATGTTTCCATATATATTGGTTAACATATATCAACTCATagaaatatttgataataaaaaaaattaacaaaaaatagttaatatttattttatttaatatttattaattattataataattaatattacANNNNNNNNNNNNNNNNNNNNNNNNNNNNNNNNNNNNNNNNNNNNNNNNNNNNNNNNNNNNNNNNNNNNNNNNNNNNNNNNNNNNNNNNNNNNNNNNNNNNNNNNNNNNNNNNNNNNNNNNNNNNNNNNNNNNNNNNNNNNNNNNNNNNNNNNNNNNNNNNNNNNNNNNNNNNNNNNNNNNNNNNNNNNNNNNNNNNNNNNNNNNNNNNNNNNNNNNNNNNNNNNNNNNNNNNNNNNNNNNNNNNNNNNNNNNNNNNNNNNNNNNNNNNNNNNNNNNNNNNNNNNNNNNNNNNNNNNNNNNNNNNNNNNNNNNNNNNNNNNNNNNNNNNNNNNNNNNNNNNNNNNNNNNNNNNNNNNNNNNNNNNNNNNNNNNNNNNNNNNNNNNNNNNNNNNNNNNNNNNNNNNNNNNNNNNNNNNNNNNNNNNNNNNNNNNNNNNNNNNNNNNNNNNNNNNNNNNNNNNNNNNNNNNNNNNNNNNNNNNNNNNNNNNNNNNNNNNNNNNNNNNNNNNNNNNNNNNNNNNNNNNNNNNNNNNNNNNNNNNNNNNNNNNNNNNNNNNNNNNNNNNNNNNNNNNNNNNNNNNNNNNNNNNNNNNNNNNNNNNNNNNNNNNNNNNNNNNNNNNNNNNNNNNNNNNNNNNNNNNNNNNNNNNNNNNNNNNNNNNNNNNNNNNNNNNNNNNNNNNNNNNNNNNNNNNNNNNNNNNNNNNNNNNNNNNNNNNNNNNNNNNNNNNNNNNNNNNNNNNNNNNNNNNNNNNNNNNNNNNNNNNNNNNNNNNNNNNNNNNNNNNNNNNNNNNNNNNNNNNNNNNNNNNNNNNNNNNNNNNNNNNNNNNNNNNNNNNNNNNNNNNNNNNNNNNNNNNNNNNNNNNNNNNNNNNNNNNNNNNNNNNNNNNNNNNNNNNNNNNNNNNNNNNNNNNNNNNNNNNNNNNNNNNNNNNNNNNNNNNNNNNNNNNNNNNNNNNNNNNNNNNNNNNNNNNNNNNNNNNNNNNNNNNNNNNNNNNNNNNNNNNNNNNNNNNNNNNNNNNNNNNNNNNNNNNNNNNNNNNNNNNNNNNNNNNNNNNNNNNNNNNNNNNNNNNNNNNNNNNNNNNNNNNNNNNNNNNNNNNNNNNNNNNNNNNNNNNNNNNNNNNNNNNNNNNNNNNNNNNNNNNNNNNNNNNNNNNNNNNNNNNNNNNNNNNNNNNNNNNNNNNNNNNNNNNNNNNNNNNNNNNNNNNNNNNNNNNNNNNNNNNNNNNNNNNNNNNNNNNNNNNNNNNNtattatttaatttatttttaatatatattttatattttaacatatattttatactaataactatTTTGGTTTATATACCTAACAAAATTGTTGtttaaaacatacaaaaatagaagttTTTTAATTAAAAGGTTTTGGATCAGAGTTGTAATAATAGATATAATATTGAATCGAATGGAATTATGTTGTTTACCTCTACTTTTTCAAACCCTAAATATAATTTAACACATATCTTTTgacaaaatttaataattttgtagTTAGTTTTTCACAAAACTTAAAATATGCTTGtttcttttatattattttttaaaattcattaCAGATGTgactttatttaatttatatatttttataagagGAATATTAGGGGGCTAGTAATTTTAGTATTTTGTAatcatcaattggccatcaatagtatttttaatggtgtgagattatatctaatggtgggagatcgctcacttttattttgatggttaagtgcaaCAAAAGTTGCTGCCCtaaacttttcctttttattaatATTGTGGGACTAGGCTGTTCATAACTGATTTTGTAAGCTTTAATTTATGTAATATCATTCGTTTCAATTTGATGAAAAAGTATTGGATTTGCTTTAACGAACCCTGGTGAATGATATCTATTATGTTATTTGGTACTGCAGGAAGAACTAGATAATTTTGCCAGCAAATATCCAAGTCAATTCAAAGTCTATTATGTTCTTAATAAGGTTGGTTTCTCCACTCAAAACGCTAATATTCAatagaaattattattttatgatggttatttttatataatttaataattataatatcatctttacataaaaatatcttcctaaaataaatatatataaatattaaaaattgagaggccaatgaaaattaaaatatttgcttttttttttttttcccaacaCTTGACAGCCCCCTAATGAGTGGAACGGTGGCGTTGGGTACATAACTAAGGATATGATTCAAACC
The DNA window shown above is from Arachis ipaensis cultivar K30076 chromosome B08, Araip1.1, whole genome shotgun sequence and carries:
- the LOC107612034 gene encoding NADH--cytochrome b5 reductase 1-like isoform X2; translated protein: MLELPLLKMSFRFTKFDLRHLRYFAENLHPELLGGAVALVAVGLTAAYFYHRLTKVPKKCLDPNNFKEFELIKKTQLSHNAARFKFALPTPTSVLGLPVGKNILARGSDSSGAEVMKSYTPVTLDSDVGYFELVVKMYPNGKMSHHFREMKVGDKLAVKGPKGRFSYKPGQVRAFGMIAGGTGITPMFQITRAILENPKDKTKISLLYANVTVDDILLKEELDNFASKYPSQFKVYYVLNKPPNEWNGGVGYITKDMIQTHCPAPARDIQETQLIRLLCMDSHGY
- the LOC107612034 gene encoding NADH--cytochrome b5 reductase 1-like isoform X1, encoding MLELPLLKMSFRFTKFDLRHLRYFAENLHPELLGGAVALVAVGLTAAYFYHRLTKVPKKCLDPNNFKEFELIKKTQLSHNAARFKFALPTPTSVLGLPVGKNILARGSDSSGAEVMKSYTPVTLDSDVGYFELVVKMYPNGKMSHHFREMKVGDKLAVKGPKGRFSYKPGQVRAFGMIAGGTGITPMFQITRAILENPKDKTKISLLYANVTVDDILLKEELDNFASKYPSQFKVYYVLNKPPNEWNGGVGYITKDMIQTHCPAPARDIQILMCGPQPMNNTMTSYLNELGYTSKMQFVF